A region of Maridesulfovibrio sp. DNA encodes the following proteins:
- the fliM gene encoding flagellar motor switch protein FliM, protein MSKILQQDEVDALLRGLSGGEVEAEQDIPDDDSGVVSFDLANQDRIIRGRMPVLEIVNDRFARLATNNLANTMRKRVDINPISIDMSKFGDFMRSLPVPTSLSIFKMDPLRGNAILVVDSRLVFALVESFFGGSGSQPKVEGRDFTPIEQAIVDRVVKIALSNLEDSWRPVHEVHLELVRSEVNPQFAAIVPPSDVVVVITFEVELENAIGSLIVCLPYSTLEPIRSKLHASFQSERLEIDHVWVSRFKERLLETPVELLVRLGKTKITGRQLLNLEEGDLLLLDTDEEDMLECEVGGVLKYLGSPGRVKANRAFQIAQAIEPKMT, encoded by the coding sequence ATGAGTAAAATTCTGCAGCAGGATGAGGTTGATGCTCTATTAAGGGGCCTTTCCGGTGGAGAGGTTGAAGCGGAGCAGGACATACCGGATGACGACTCCGGTGTTGTCTCTTTTGACCTTGCCAACCAGGACCGCATTATCCGTGGTCGTATGCCTGTTCTTGAAATCGTCAACGACCGTTTCGCGCGTCTTGCCACCAACAACCTTGCCAACACCATGCGCAAGCGGGTGGACATCAACCCCATCTCCATTGATATGTCCAAATTCGGGGACTTCATGCGTTCCCTGCCTGTACCTACATCTCTTTCCATTTTCAAAATGGACCCCCTGCGCGGCAATGCCATTCTCGTTGTTGACTCCCGTCTGGTCTTCGCTCTGGTGGAAAGTTTTTTCGGAGGCTCCGGCTCCCAGCCCAAGGTAGAGGGCCGCGACTTTACCCCCATCGAACAGGCCATTGTAGACCGGGTTGTAAAAATAGCCCTTTCCAACCTCGAAGATTCATGGCGCCCGGTGCATGAAGTCCACCTTGAGCTGGTCCGTTCAGAGGTCAACCCGCAGTTTGCAGCGATTGTACCGCCCTCAGATGTTGTTGTAGTCATCACCTTTGAGGTTGAACTGGAAAACGCCATCGGCTCACTCATCGTCTGCCTGCCCTACTCTACTCTGGAACCCATCCGTTCCAAGCTGCACGCTTCCTTCCAGTCAGAACGCCTTGAAATCGACCACGTCTGGGTCAGCCGTTTCAAGGAAAGACTGCTGGAAACTCCGGTGGAACTGCTGGTTCGACTTGGGAAGACCAAAATAACCGGCCGCCAGCTTCTCAATCTTGAAGAAGGCGATCTGCTGCTTCTCGATACGGACGAAGAAGATATGCTTGAATGTGAAGTCGGCGGGGTCCTCAAATATCTAGGCTCTCCCGGACGGGTTAAAGCAAACCGAGCCTTCCAGATTGCTCAGGCAATTGAACCGAAAATGACGTAG
- a CDS encoding M15 family metallopeptidase: MNRRTFLKTIFSISFGAALCGIPGFACAQEATRAVEEKDLKDYLHRMANFDTPQPGDIILEKKELVLLKSSLSRLRRVQQTVGFGNFCVLSFDDVLKFGRNYSAVGRFTEQEKNFLDMLFHFDAHDYGFLGEKPVDKLTASIPRKKLVKIPRTGNFLYRGEPQKKYMEIRKELGKKVYLTSGVRGVIKQFILFLAKAEANNGNLSLASRSLAPPGYSYHGVGDFDVGEKGLGAANFSARFAETGTCIKLREHGYLQLRYPENNLLGVRFEPWHIKV; encoded by the coding sequence ATGAACAGAAGAACATTCCTGAAAACTATATTTTCAATATCCTTCGGGGCAGCCCTGTGCGGTATCCCCGGCTTTGCCTGTGCTCAGGAAGCGACCCGCGCAGTGGAAGAGAAGGACCTCAAGGATTACCTGCATCGCATGGCCAATTTTGACACCCCCCAACCGGGAGATATCATTCTTGAAAAAAAAGAACTGGTCCTGCTTAAATCATCACTGAGCAGATTGCGCCGGGTACAGCAGACAGTAGGATTCGGCAATTTCTGCGTGCTGAGCTTTGATGATGTCTTAAAATTCGGGCGCAATTATTCCGCTGTCGGCAGGTTTACCGAGCAGGAAAAAAATTTTCTCGACATGCTTTTCCACTTCGATGCCCATGATTATGGTTTTCTTGGAGAAAAACCAGTGGACAAGTTGACCGCTTCCATCCCCCGCAAAAAACTGGTCAAGATTCCGCGCACAGGCAATTTTCTCTACCGGGGAGAACCGCAGAAAAAATACATGGAAATCCGCAAGGAACTGGGCAAAAAAGTATACCTCACATCCGGGGTACGCGGAGTTATCAAACAATTCATCCTATTTCTTGCCAAAGCGGAAGCCAACAACGGCAATCTGTCACTGGCCTCCCGTTCGCTGGCTCCTCCGGGATATTCTTACCACGGGGTCGGGGATTTCGATGTCGGTGAAAAAGGACTTGGAGCCGCAAACTTCAGCGCCCGCTTTGCCGAAACCGGAACCTGCATCAAGTTGCGCGAACACGGCTACCTGCAACTGCGCTACCCGGAGAACAACCTGCTCGGTGTCCGTTTTGAACCTTGGCATATTAAAGTCTGA
- a CDS encoding MucR family transcriptional regulator, which yields MEDYLKEALEIVKAQASVRTMSEEEMTSMVRKLSAGIQAIAENALPAQEEAPACEPKKSIKEKSIVCCECGKSFKIITKKHLASHGLTPDEYREKYNLKKKTPLVCKSLQRERRKKMKEMKLWTKRGK from the coding sequence GTGGAAGATTATCTGAAAGAAGCTTTGGAAATTGTCAAAGCACAGGCAAGCGTAAGAACCATGAGTGAAGAAGAAATGACTTCCATGGTCCGCAAGCTGTCTGCCGGCATTCAGGCCATTGCTGAAAATGCCCTCCCCGCACAGGAAGAAGCTCCTGCATGTGAGCCCAAAAAATCCATTAAGGAAAAATCCATTGTTTGCTGTGAATGCGGAAAATCCTTTAAGATCATTACCAAGAAGCATCTCGCTTCCCACGGTCTTACTCCAGATGAGTACCGCGAAAAATACAACCTCAAGAAAAAGACCCCTCTGGTCTGCAAATCCCTGCAGCGTGAACGCCGCAAAAAGATGAAGGAAATGAAGCTCTGGACCAAACGCGGTAAATAG
- a CDS encoding response regulator yields the protein MSGLTAKNTILVVETSNTQARIITEHIESITPFDTMVVNSMEELENRLADNGEDVFIAVLNLNIKGAPDGEAVDYVLSRKIPCIVLTSTFDEDIRNRFIEKSVLDYFNKSRREDLEEMVDLIRRIHSNHEIKVVVAEDNSTARKIMQRLLERLNFTVLSGKDGAEALELIKANPDVKLLLTDYEMPNLDGFELVSEVRKTHSRDQLAILGVSAHDSGAITAKFLKRGANDFLKKPFEVEEFSWRVTNNLNELERVRSIKDAYSRDPLTGFYNLNFFLDKGRDLFEKAQKQGRSPVVAAFNIDNMLEINGRYGWDGGFAALKKASSLLDQNSLGWIMTARSDCGFFILADDLEALKRDLGVVKAALASSEIVSGSGRFIASASFTISNASDGGLDATLTRAALVLKDIQAKGVNGFSFA from the coding sequence ATGTCCGGACTGACAGCTAAGAATACAATTCTTGTGGTGGAAACCAGTAATACTCAGGCTAGAATTATTACTGAACATATAGAATCCATAACTCCTTTTGATACCATGGTGGTCAACTCCATGGAGGAGCTTGAAAACAGGCTTGCCGATAATGGCGAGGATGTTTTCATCGCCGTCCTGAACTTGAATATCAAGGGAGCACCGGACGGTGAAGCCGTTGATTATGTTCTTTCCCGGAAGATTCCCTGCATTGTCCTCACTTCTACGTTTGATGAGGACATCCGCAACCGTTTTATCGAGAAGAGTGTGCTGGATTACTTTAACAAGTCCAGGCGTGAAGATCTTGAGGAGATGGTGGATCTTATCAGGCGCATTCATTCCAACCACGAAATAAAGGTTGTTGTTGCCGAGGACAACTCCACTGCCCGCAAGATTATGCAAAGATTGCTGGAGCGTCTTAATTTCACTGTTCTTTCCGGTAAAGACGGGGCAGAGGCCCTTGAGTTGATCAAGGCTAACCCGGATGTAAAGTTGCTGCTGACTGATTATGAAATGCCCAATTTGGACGGATTTGAGCTGGTCAGTGAGGTTCGCAAGACCCACAGCCGTGACCAGTTGGCAATCCTTGGTGTCTCCGCCCATGATTCCGGGGCTATTACAGCAAAATTTCTCAAACGCGGGGCCAACGACTTTCTGAAAAAACCTTTTGAGGTGGAAGAATTTTCATGGCGGGTGACCAATAATCTTAATGAACTTGAGCGGGTCCGTTCCATCAAAGATGCATACAGCCGTGATCCTTTGACCGGTTTTTACAATCTCAACTTTTTTCTTGATAAGGGACGTGATCTTTTTGAAAAAGCCCAAAAACAGGGCCGCTCTCCTGTTGTCGCAGCCTTCAATATCGACAACATGCTGGAAATCAATGGGCGGTACGGCTGGGATGGAGGTTTTGCGGCACTGAAGAAGGCCTCTTCATTGTTGGATCAGAATTCCCTCGGCTGGATAATGACCGCACGCAGCGATTGCGGATTTTTTATTCTGGCCGATGACCTCGAAGCCTTGAAGCGTGATCTCGGTGTAGTCAAGGCCGCTCTTGCCAGTTCAGAGATTGTTTCCGGCTCTGGACGATTTATTGCCAGCGCTTCTTTTACTATCAGCAATGCTTCGGATGGAGGGCTTGATGCTACCCTGACCAGGGCAGCTCTGGTTTTGAAAGATATTCAGGCCAAGGGAGTGAACGGATTCAGTTTTGCTTAG
- a CDS encoding ATPase P, with protein MINLDIPGFGKLEIEHLVLDYNGTLALDGNLLPGVGKLLKELSEDVQIHVLSADTLGQCEEELSGLPVTIHIINGSPEDKAKLDYVNSLGPAKCACIGNGRNDTLMLKEASLSIIISGAECMSMKAARAADLVATDISCALGVFTHPVRLLTTLRN; from the coding sequence ATGATCAACCTTGATATTCCCGGATTCGGTAAACTTGAGATCGAACACCTTGTGCTGGACTACAACGGCACCCTAGCTTTGGACGGCAACCTGTTGCCCGGCGTGGGCAAGCTACTCAAGGAACTGTCCGAAGATGTGCAGATCCATGTGCTTTCCGCCGACACATTAGGGCAGTGTGAAGAAGAACTTTCCGGCCTGCCGGTAACCATCCACATCATCAACGGAAGTCCCGAAGACAAGGCCAAACTAGATTACGTGAACTCACTCGGACCTGCCAAATGTGCCTGTATCGGCAATGGCCGCAACGATACGCTCATGCTTAAAGAAGCGTCACTGAGTATTATCATCTCGGGAGCCGAATGCATGTCCATGAAAGCGGCACGCGCTGCCGACCTCGTCGCTACTGATATATCCTGCGCTTTAGGCGTTTTTACCCATCCGGTACGGTTGTTGACTACCTTAAGAAATTGA
- a CDS encoding N-acetylmuramoyl-L-alanine amidase, protein MRKFFIPNLIMALFLAGLLVSVIPASAFGASIKDDFTIAWKQFHALSKDKKKSQYRSEWEKVGKKFRNVFKRSSRGTYAPKSLYYLGRTYEELGNRSGIKKDFRTAVDYYGRMISNFPSHQWTDDSIYRRAEIRLRKLNEKDLAYSDYLTIVHRYSKSDMYSNARKRLDSMDRKGISGDETKHKKPSGTIIPAKKASPKNSKDSSSRAKLLSVRYTSSETYTRVVLDLDDEVRYRYQLLNPNQSVNRPHRLYLDLENTVLGNGVHKATHVADGILKDIRSAQRDPRTTRVVLDFNSMQDYKIFPLENPFRLVIDVQAPEEGKVVENKSPVHHSTSRKSKTQKYIPPANSKKMAGELLEQLGLTFKTIMLDPGHGGKDPGASANGLKEKDINLRFTRILAAKLKKAGFSVMYTRSNDTFIPLEERTAMANIKKADMFISIHCNAHRSTKINGIETYTLNLARNRNAVRVAARENAVSAKRISDLQVILTDLMLNSKMKESKDLAQNIHTGSLKNIRRKWNVKDQGVREAPFYVLMGAKMPSVLIELGYLTNRTEAKRLKTDSYLSYIADGIVKGVLEYKKQIERYASL, encoded by the coding sequence ATGCGCAAATTTTTTATTCCAAACCTGATCATGGCCCTCTTTCTTGCTGGGTTGCTCGTTTCTGTCATCCCTGCCAGCGCCTTCGGGGCCAGCATAAAGGATGATTTCACCATTGCGTGGAAACAATTCCACGCCCTTTCCAAGGACAAAAAAAAATCCCAATACCGTTCTGAATGGGAAAAAGTAGGTAAAAAATTTCGCAATGTATTCAAGCGGTCCAGCCGTGGGACATACGCCCCTAAATCTCTTTATTATCTGGGCAGGACTTATGAAGAGCTGGGCAATCGAAGCGGCATAAAAAAAGATTTCCGCACTGCTGTCGACTACTATGGCCGCATGATCTCCAATTTTCCATCCCATCAATGGACAGACGACAGCATATACCGCCGGGCTGAAATACGACTGCGCAAACTTAACGAAAAAGATCTCGCCTATTCCGATTATCTGACCATTGTCCACCGTTATTCCAAATCGGACATGTATTCCAATGCCCGTAAACGGCTGGATTCCATGGACCGTAAAGGGATTTCAGGGGACGAGACAAAGCATAAGAAACCCTCGGGCACCATCATCCCGGCAAAAAAAGCTTCCCCTAAAAACAGTAAGGACTCATCCAGCCGGGCCAAGCTTTTATCTGTGCGCTACACAAGCAGTGAGACATACACCCGCGTGGTCCTCGACCTGGATGACGAGGTGCGTTACCGCTACCAGCTCCTGAACCCGAACCAGAGTGTAAACCGTCCGCACAGGCTGTACCTCGACCTTGAAAATACTGTACTCGGCAACGGGGTACACAAGGCCACCCATGTTGCCGACGGCATCCTCAAAGACATCCGCTCCGCACAGCGCGACCCCCGCACTACCCGTGTAGTGCTGGATTTCAATTCCATGCAGGACTATAAAATTTTTCCGCTGGAAAACCCCTTCAGACTGGTTATAGACGTTCAGGCCCCCGAAGAAGGAAAAGTAGTTGAGAATAAGAGCCCGGTCCATCATTCCACTTCCCGGAAATCCAAGACCCAAAAATACATTCCACCGGCAAACAGTAAAAAAATGGCCGGAGAACTTCTTGAACAGCTTGGTTTAACTTTCAAAACCATAATGCTTGACCCCGGCCACGGCGGGAAAGACCCCGGCGCTTCAGCCAATGGACTGAAAGAGAAAGACATCAACCTGCGCTTTACAAGAATCCTTGCCGCCAAGCTTAAAAAGGCAGGATTCTCAGTCATGTACACCAGATCCAACGACACATTCATTCCTCTTGAGGAACGAACTGCCATGGCCAATATCAAAAAAGCGGACATGTTCATCTCCATCCATTGCAACGCGCACCGCAGTACCAAGATCAACGGAATTGAAACCTACACATTGAACCTTGCCCGCAACCGCAACGCTGTCAGGGTTGCGGCTCGTGAAAACGCAGTTTCAGCAAAGAGAATCAGTGATTTACAGGTCATCCTTACTGATCTGATGCTCAATTCAAAAATGAAAGAAAGCAAGGATCTGGCACAAAACATCCATACAGGTTCCCTGAAAAACATCCGACGCAAATGGAACGTAAAAGATCAGGGTGTGCGCGAAGCACCATTTTACGTACTCATGGGTGCCAAGATGCCTTCGGTTCTTATTGAACTGGGTTACCTGACCAACCGAACCGAAGCTAAGCGGCTAAAGACTGATAGCTATCTTTCTTATATTGCCGACGGCATCGTAAAAGGTGTATTGGAATACAAAAAGCAGATTGAAAGGTACGCCAGCCTTTAA
- the glpX gene encoding class II fructose-bisphosphatase — MEAPQRNLALDLVRVTEAAALASARWLGRGDKNAGDQAAVDAMRLSFNSLEISGTVVIGEGEKDHAPMLYNGEKLGVGEGPGMDVAVDPVEGTNLLAYGRPNAISVVGVAPTGMMLDPGPSYYMQKLVVPTAARNMVDINAPVKDNLNKIAKALNKDVDDLVVFVLEKPRHHGLIQEIRDAGARIQLHTDGDVAGALMVVDPRSPVDVMIGTGGTPEGVLAACAIRIMGGEMFAKFDPQSEAEKAALEDQNYDLRNIMTVNDLVKSDDIFFSATGISGGTFLRGVRYLGYGAETTSLVMRGKTGTVRHIEAVHTWDKLMKISAVKYD; from the coding sequence ATGGAAGCTCCCCAGAGAAATTTGGCTCTTGACCTTGTTAGGGTAACCGAGGCTGCAGCACTGGCTTCCGCCAGATGGCTGGGCCGTGGTGACAAAAACGCTGGCGATCAGGCTGCTGTTGATGCCATGCGTCTCAGCTTCAACAGCCTTGAAATTAGCGGCACAGTTGTTATCGGTGAGGGCGAGAAAGACCACGCTCCCATGCTCTACAACGGCGAGAAGCTGGGTGTTGGCGAAGGTCCGGGCATGGATGTTGCCGTGGACCCCGTTGAAGGTACGAATCTGCTGGCATACGGTCGTCCTAACGCAATTTCTGTTGTGGGTGTTGCTCCCACCGGAATGATGCTTGATCCGGGTCCCAGTTACTACATGCAGAAGCTGGTTGTGCCTACTGCAGCAAGGAATATGGTTGATATCAACGCTCCGGTAAAGGACAACCTGAACAAGATAGCCAAGGCTCTGAACAAAGATGTGGACGACCTCGTTGTATTTGTTCTGGAAAAACCCAGACATCACGGCCTGATTCAGGAAATTCGTGACGCCGGGGCACGCATCCAGCTGCATACCGACGGTGACGTTGCCGGTGCGCTTATGGTTGTTGATCCCCGCAGTCCGGTCGATGTTATGATCGGAACCGGCGGTACCCCTGAGGGAGTACTTGCAGCCTGTGCCATCCGCATTATGGGCGGTGAAATGTTCGCAAAATTCGACCCCCAGTCCGAGGCCGAGAAAGCTGCTCTTGAAGACCAGAATTATGATTTGCGCAACATCATGACCGTTAATGATCTGGTCAAAAGCGATGATATATTCTTCTCTGCCACCGGAATTTCCGGCGGTACTTTCCTGCGCGGTGTCCGTTACCTCGGCTACGGTGCGGAAACCACATCTCTGGTCATGCGCGGCAAGACCGGAACTGTGCGCCATATTGAAGCAGTTCACACCTGGGACAAGCTGATGAAAATCAGTGCTGTTAAGTACGATTAA
- a CDS encoding DUF202 domain-containing protein — MAGPDNEKLDNNELARMRTLLANERTFLAWCRTALGLFGFGFVIEKARLYMEKMMPGTPAIMLKEMNFLGVFIIVSGMVILTSAAFRFYRFEKSVGSRVRWTTPYPEMLVTVAVGVILIVSSIAGKMFF; from the coding sequence ATGGCTGGACCTGACAATGAAAAGCTGGACAATAATGAGCTTGCCAGAATGAGAACCCTGCTGGCTAATGAGCGGACTTTTCTGGCTTGGTGCCGGACAGCATTGGGTTTGTTCGGTTTTGGGTTCGTGATTGAAAAAGCCAGACTTTATATGGAAAAAATGATGCCCGGAACACCGGCGATAATGCTTAAGGAAATGAATTTTCTCGGCGTGTTCATTATTGTTTCGGGGATGGTTATCCTGACCAGTGCGGCGTTTCGGTTTTACCGTTTTGAAAAGAGCGTCGGGTCGCGTGTTCGTTGGACTACTCCTTATCCGGAAATGCTGGTTACTGTGGCTGTGGGGGTAATCCTGATTGTCAGTTCCATAGCCGGGAAGATGTTTTTTTAA
- a CDS encoding glycosyltransferase family 9 protein — protein MNNNYKKIALWQTAFLGDAVLTLPLIKALALRFPEAEIHLIVRKGVEALFEGQPELAGVHGFDKRGAQKGMSAARSYGAELGRQGFDLWISAHTSMRSAVVAMSTGIKDRIGYAAPWYNRFIYSQTVERRFDELEEVERLLALGEPLGISGIAPDVTLELPAEVLGEAEDFFRGLGNRPVIGVHPGSTWETKKWPEQNFAQVIDRCVAEGFKVIFFGGPAETGLCRSVLDQAKRADAVINLAGKLGLQQLAAHIRQLDVYVTNDSGPMHIAWMQKVPVLAMFGPTVRRFGFFPRGAGSTVLESPADLQCRPCGLHGGKTCPEKHHKCMTDITVDMVWNEILRKAGEGRENEND, from the coding sequence ATGAATAATAATTATAAAAAAATAGCCCTTTGGCAGACCGCTTTCCTTGGTGACGCGGTACTGACCCTGCCCCTGATCAAGGCACTTGCCTTGCGTTTTCCTGAAGCTGAAATCCATCTAATCGTGCGTAAAGGAGTGGAAGCTCTTTTTGAGGGCCAGCCGGAACTTGCGGGGGTGCATGGGTTCGACAAACGAGGGGCTCAGAAAGGCATGAGCGCTGCCCGTTCTTATGGTGCTGAACTGGGCAGGCAGGGATTTGATCTCTGGATTTCCGCTCACACCAGCATGCGTTCGGCAGTGGTTGCCATGTCTACCGGGATTAAAGACCGCATCGGTTATGCTGCTCCGTGGTATAACCGTTTTATCTATTCGCAGACTGTGGAGCGGCGGTTTGATGAACTGGAAGAGGTGGAAAGGCTGCTGGCACTTGGTGAGCCGTTGGGCATTTCCGGTATAGCCCCTGATGTGACGCTGGAGCTTCCGGCAGAAGTGCTTGGCGAAGCGGAGGATTTTTTCAGGGGTCTTGGCAACCGTCCGGTGATAGGGGTACATCCCGGTTCTACGTGGGAAACCAAGAAATGGCCGGAACAGAATTTCGCTCAGGTCATCGACAGGTGTGTTGCTGAAGGGTTTAAGGTGATTTTTTTCGGCGGTCCTGCCGAAACCGGACTTTGCCGATCTGTTCTTGATCAGGCAAAGCGGGCCGATGCGGTGATTAATCTTGCCGGAAAACTTGGCCTGCAGCAGTTGGCCGCGCATATCCGGCAGTTGGATGTGTATGTGACCAATGATTCAGGACCCATGCATATTGCATGGATGCAGAAGGTGCCTGTGCTGGCCATGTTCGGGCCGACCGTGCGCAGGTTCGGCTTTTTTCCGCGTGGCGCAGGTTCCACAGTGCTGGAAAGTCCTGCAGATTTGCAATGCAGGCCGTGTGGGTTGCACGGCGGTAAAACCTGTCCCGAGAAACATCATAAATGCATGACGGACATCACAGTTGATATGGTTTGGAATGAAATTTTGCGTAAAGCCGGGGAAGGCAGGGAGAATGAAAATGATTAG
- a CDS encoding C25 family cysteine peptidase has product MISLKKNFVPFVLFSCLVLISGCKVNGIGKTVEPVPAPDPVKVSSAPYTEEKKNVIVCTADFMRAARYFSYLHREFEGVKSVILKVPAFNGTAESAENVFSGVREQVDRLNKDGGLMSVLILGNRDVVPSARFSAANGTGVHFSDYAYGGSASAPENMLPVGRIPARDCTEAEDVAAKYERWYGDREFRPAWPVSFIGGEGFSGQTISDSELLFFNLQQEGIAGPEAIRYLGAAGGVTPQRLQQSFAEDDVSVQWLALEAVSGGFRAGNGVVPVSAILNLEYKPGLPMVLNPSCEISTVNASMPTPAEAIVLSPGGGLAVMTGCKGKGEIRAELDDGRVFRVDSSGTPRLLMEFHKAYFSGKHRIGDALIESRAQFAQNRLNGESIEPLYGLVFYGDPVMSLPLPVRTESPSYKGLNVVSKDRKQSGVAVFAVNSTISFAMEEGGVYPAVRLQVVDRSNGRVVSSMKVAEDDIFNFMSDGEGQYLVYSRPLDGPLAWQFFDVREKRNMDKFSSAEARKRTKPSPRISAGLKPVSYAVQVSSNRRENSAVKVRQRLTGQGYAAYVVEVPSANNRKWYCVRFGNYDSWADAVEASAEYERKEQADAKIVRCRGGS; this is encoded by the coding sequence ATGATTAGTCTGAAAAAAAATTTTGTTCCCTTTGTTCTCTTTTCATGTCTGGTTCTGATTTCCGGCTGCAAGGTCAATGGAATCGGGAAAACAGTTGAACCTGTCCCTGCTCCCGATCCGGTGAAAGTCTCATCCGCCCCGTACACGGAGGAAAAGAAAAATGTGATTGTCTGCACTGCTGATTTTATGCGTGCGGCCCGTTATTTTTCCTACCTGCACCGTGAATTCGAGGGAGTTAAATCGGTTATTCTGAAAGTCCCGGCTTTTAACGGTACTGCCGAGTCTGCGGAAAATGTCTTTTCCGGGGTGCGTGAGCAGGTGGACCGTCTGAACAAAGACGGCGGACTCATGTCCGTGCTTATTCTCGGTAACCGGGATGTTGTTCCCTCTGCCCGATTCAGCGCGGCAAACGGAACCGGAGTCCATTTTTCAGATTACGCTTATGGCGGTTCTGCATCGGCACCGGAAAATATGCTCCCGGTGGGCAGGATTCCGGCACGGGATTGTACTGAGGCTGAAGACGTGGCCGCCAAGTATGAGCGCTGGTACGGGGACCGGGAATTCCGTCCGGCATGGCCGGTATCCTTCATTGGCGGCGAGGGGTTCTCCGGTCAGACTATTTCCGACTCAGAGCTTCTTTTTTTCAACCTGCAGCAGGAGGGTATCGCCGGCCCTGAGGCTATCCGTTATCTAGGCGCAGCCGGCGGGGTTACACCGCAGCGCCTGCAGCAATCATTTGCTGAGGATGATGTCTCTGTCCAATGGCTGGCTCTTGAAGCTGTCTCTGGCGGTTTTAGGGCCGGGAATGGAGTTGTGCCGGTTTCGGCGATATTGAATCTTGAGTACAAGCCCGGCCTGCCGATGGTGCTTAATCCTTCTTGCGAGATTTCTACTGTCAACGCTTCCATGCCTACCCCTGCGGAGGCTATAGTCCTTTCTCCCGGCGGAGGGCTGGCTGTTATGACCGGATGCAAGGGCAAGGGAGAAATCCGCGCTGAGCTGGATGATGGACGGGTTTTCCGGGTCGATTCAAGCGGAACGCCCCGGCTGCTCATGGAATTTCACAAAGCTTATTTCAGCGGCAAACACCGTATCGGAGATGCCTTGATTGAATCACGGGCACAATTTGCCCAGAATCGGCTCAATGGCGAGAGTATTGAACCTCTCTACGGTCTGGTCTTTTATGGTGATCCGGTCATGTCACTGCCCTTGCCGGTGCGTACTGAGTCTCCTTCCTACAAAGGGCTGAATGTGGTCTCCAAGGACAGGAAGCAGTCGGGAGTTGCTGTTTTCGCCGTCAATTCCACGATCTCTTTTGCCATGGAAGAAGGCGGGGTTTATCCGGCTGTCCGTCTGCAGGTTGTTGACCGCAGCAATGGCCGGGTTGTTTCCTCCATGAAGGTGGCGGAGGACGACATTTTTAATTTCATGTCCGATGGTGAAGGGCAGTATCTTGTATATTCCCGTCCTCTGGACGGTCCGCTGGCATGGCAGTTTTTTGATGTTCGTGAAAAACGGAATATGGATAAGTTTTCCTCAGCGGAGGCCCGGAAACGCACTAAACCTTCCCCGAGGATCAGTGCCGGGCTTAAGCCGGTTAGCTACGCGGTGCAGGTCAGCTCCAACCGCAGGGAGAATTCTGCGGTCAAAGTGCGCCAGCGTCTGACCGGTCAGGGTTATGCGGCTTATGTTGTCGAGGTCCCTTCGGCCAATAACCGCAAATGGTATTGCGTACGTTTCGGGAACTACGATTCTTGGGCAGATGCTGTTGAAGCATCCGCAGAATATGAACGTAAGGAACAGGCTGACGCGAAGATTGTTCGTTGCCGTGGCGGGAGTTAG